The Chlorocebus sabaeus isolate Y175 chromosome 20, mChlSab1.0.hap1, whole genome shotgun sequence genomic sequence CATGTGGCAGACACCGTTCTGGGTGCTGGGAATACATCAGCAaacgaaagaaaaaaatccctgtcCTTGTGAAGATTACACTCTAACGGagtagacagaaaataaactgaaCTGTATGGTCTTAGATGATCAGTGATATGTAAAAATATAGCAGGATAAGGGACTGGAAATGCTTGGGTTTGCAAATTGAAAgtcaggggccaggcacagtggctcatgcctgtaatcccagcagtttgggaggttgaggtgggcagatcacccgaggtcaggagtttgagatcagcctggccaacatggtgaaaccccatatatttcactactgaaaatacaaaaattagctgggtatggtggcgtgtgcctgtaattccagccgctcaggaggctgaggcaggagaattgcttgaacctgggaggcggaggttgcagtgagctgagatcataccactgcactccagcctggacaacagagcgagacaccatctcaaaaaaaaaaagtcagggtgCAACTCATTGAAAGGTGACATTTGATTGAACAAAGACATAAAGGTGGTTGGAGGTGAGCATGAAGATGTTTAGAGAAAGAGCATTCCGGGCAGAGAGCTTGCCTGTGAATGTGCACGTGCTCTGGCACATGCACCTGAGGGTGTCTGGCTGGCCTCATCCAGCTGCTGGTACTGCACACACGCACGGGTGTGAGGCAGTGGGGACATGTGAGACAGGTGTCCACAGTAGCAGCCACCATTCCTGGTGGGCTTCACTCCAGCAGGCACTATGCTGACGTCTTCCCAATCATGATCTCCCATATCATCCTTGCAACAACTCCACAAGGGGAAAGAAAGCATTCTTTCCATTTGGCAGACacagaaactgaggccagagaggtcaAAGAGGTTTGTCTGGATCCAAAGCCTTTGCTGTTAACTTCTGTTCCATCCTGCTCCTGCACTGTGATTTCACAGGATTGTGACAGTTGTCTCCTATACATATGTGACAGCAGGGCATAATTTGACATCACTGTgacatttgtcattttatatGTGACTATGGCACAGTGTAGCAGTATGGCAAGATgtacgtttcttttttttttttgagacggagtcttgctctgtcacccaggaggctggagtgcagtggcacaatctcggctcacagcaacttccgcctcctgggttcaagccattctcctgcctcagcctcctgagtagctgggattacaggtgcccgccaccacacccagctaatttttgtatttctactagagatgggatttcaccatgttggtcaggctggtctcgaactcccgacctcgtgatctgcccacctcagccccccaaagtgctggaattacaggcgtgagccatcgcacatGGCCAAGATGTACGTTTTCTTGGTACACGTGACACTAATTATGGCTTGAGATGACTATCCAGGGCTCATGATGGCAGCAGCATGCCTGTGGTTATGTTTGGGAGTGGTGCAGTGTTTCTGGGTGTGAGAAAAACACCAACTCAGTGGCTGACATGGTTCCTCCTGTGGACAATTCCTGCGGCTACTTAAGACACCAGGACAGGCAGGAATCAGGAACTGGGACTCAGAGCCAGCAAGGCAAAGGCTGAGGGGGAAAGCCCTGTCCTCTACCTTCCAACCTCACTGTGCTCTCCAAGCAACAGTCCACCCACCCACTCAGACCCGAGGGTGATGGGAGGTCCGGATGGGGAAGGAGCGGATGGGGAAGGAGCATTGCTCTGGACTTTGACGAACAAGGCACAGCCTCAGACAGTTACATGATATGCTGCCCTTCTGCTTTCACTTGCCAAACTTCTGCTCTGTGCCCTGGGGGCTGGCATCTGTGGACTGCATCAATGGCTCCCTTGTTCCCCAGCTTCCTGTTGGGTTGCCAATGAGACATCCAGCGTCTTAAGGAGACTTAAGGGAGGAGAAGATGTTTATTCTCTTTGTTTCCTCTCTACCAGGCTGCCATGGTTGGCCACATCCCTCAACCAAAGGTCACTGTTCCTGTCAGGAGCCCCACTCCACACAGTGACCTCTCCTCACCCTCAGACTGAAGAGTTGTAAAGGCTTCTCACTGTTGCTGGCCCCAGAGAGCTGCACCATcccttcttactttcttttttttttcggcGGGTGGAACAgcacttgcccaggctggcgtgcagtgacacaatcttggctcactgcaacctccgcctcccaggttcaagcgattctcatgcctcagcctcccaaggagcttggactacaggtgcacacaatgacgcctggctaatttttgtatttttaataggacggggtttgccacattggccacgctggtctcaaactcctcacctcaggtgatctgcccgcctcagcctcacaaagtgctggaatcacaagtgtgagccaccaaacccagccccTTGTTAGTTTCTTAAGCCCAACCCACGCCTTTGGAAATAGTCTCGTTTTatttcttgagatagggtcttgctctgttgcccaagctggagcacagtggtacgatcacagctcagtgcagccttgacctcttgggctcaagcaatcctcccacctcagcctcctaagtagctggtaccacaggcatgcgccaccccacctggctaattttttcatttttatagagaaGGGATCtcccaggatgatctcgaactcctgagctcaaacaaccctcctgcctcagcctcccaaagtgctgggattacaggtgtgagccaccatgccaggccagaaTAGCCTATTTTTAAAACGCTTCCCAGTTTGAATGTGCTATCTCCTACTTACCCATTGACTGACAAACAGGTCCATATGGTCGCCAGCACAGTCACACAACCCCCACAGGCCATCGTGCTGCCATGTTGTCACCAATTCACACAACCCCCCTCGGTGTCACACAGTCTCACATGTGCATTCTCATCCCTGAGCTCCCTCATCACATCCTTTAATGAGGAAGACTTCCTGAGGAGGGGGGTAAGAGCAGGTGGCTGTGAGTCAGGTCAAGGGAGAATTGGTCTGCAAATCAAAGTCAGTCAACAGGGCCAGACTGCCAAACGAAATTAAATAGAAGCTGCTCCAGGAACTGTCAACTTAAAGAGCCATAATAGACACAGAGGAAAGGCAGCAAGGACACTTGCAAAGTAAACCTCAGAACCCCATGCATTTGCCTTACATTATGGAAATTTATTCTTCCTGAATGTATAAGGCAGGAGACTAATTCAATATACATTCACTTTGCAGAATTCTACAAGTTCTGGGCTGTGTGTAAATGTGACCCCTTCCCTCCATTATCAGGATGTTTAAATgtgcttcctttttttccatttaaaacttTGCTTAGATGTTTTACATTGCCACCACCTCTTCCTGAGAAAAAGGTGTGTCCCCCATCCCAACCCCTAGAAGCTAGCAGACTTTCTGAGGGGCCACAGGCATACTCCCATGTGGAGAGAACAAGGGCAGTGGATGAAGGAAACAGGGATTTTTCAAACTAATGTTTTCCCTCAAACAGGCCTCCCGGTGCCATTAGACTTGAAGCAATGACATCTACTAAAATGAGGACCCCGGCTGGGGGTTAAGAGTGTTGTTTAAGAATGATGACGGtatctttaaaagaaattcttggccggggatggggtagggggaaagggaaaaataagtaaattcttTTGAGTTTCCCATTGGCAATGCTTGCTACGCTTGATCTGATTGCATCTCAGGGACCTGTAGCAACATCTCCAGTTGTACAGTGTAAGCCAAAGTCAAACGTGGGGTATATGAAGAAATTCAGAGCCTCGGCCAGTTCCCCAGAACCAGCCCCTTGCCACTGTGAAGTGAAAGGCTCCTGTGAGGAGGGCGCTGGGATTGTGTAAGGTCAATTCTCAAAGTCTTCCTGAAAGAAGTGCCCGGGGAGAAAGCCGAATCCAGGAGTCCAGATCCATAGAGTGGAGGCTCTGAGGAGTTGCAAGGAGCTGGAAAGAATAATTCCAAGAGCTTTAATGGCCTCTTTCCCACAGCCACCCAGCCCCACCCAAACCCTTCAACTTGAAATCTGCCTGaagttgtggggtgggggggaggcaGGCACTGTGGAGAGAAGATGCAGGAGGCAATAGTATGGAATGGGGCTCCTGGGGAAGCAGAGGCTCCCTTGGGCCTTTGTCCTTGGCTGGGATCCCCTAGCCTGAGCAGTTAGAATGGAATGTTCCTGGGATGAAAAGCCTGCCCCTCCTCCACTTCTCCCCTTATGGAGTTCCCCAGGGCCCATTCCAGGGATTCCTGATATGGTGATGCTCTAGAGAAGCAGAGGCCCACGCTGCCTGGGGATCTGTCCtggcggcctctccagggctgggCAAATTGGTTCCATCATTTATGGAtctctactatgtgccaggtacttagTATGACTTCTCATTTAAtactcaagttttcttttttttttttgagaccaagttttgctcctgttgcccacctccacctcacaggttcaagtgattctcctgtctcagcctcccgagtagctgggattatagatgcatgccaccactcctggctaatttttgtatttttagtagagatgaggtttcatcatattggtcaggctggtctcgatctcctgacctcaggtgatctgcccgcctcggcctcccaaagtgctgggattacaggcatgagccaccgcacccaggtaACACTCAAGTTTTCTACTCCCTAGGTCccctcaaaaatacaaaaacatttgtaGGTCtggatctgaaaaaaaaaaagaaaaaagaaaaaatacaaaaacaaaaaatcagaagaaactgGCTCAGAAAAGGGAAGGCATTGCTCAGGGTCCCTCAGCtgaggagttccaggccaggacTAAATCTCAGGTCTGTCTTGTTCCACCGGCAGCCCTTTTTGCCCCCACCATGAAGCTTGTCATCCTCCTCCTCTGCCATCCCAGGCTCTTTGCTTGCCTTGACACCAAATATTCCAGCCCAGATCTGCAGCGAGAGGAGGCAGCCCTCCAAAGCAAGCCCTTGGGAGGCTTGAGCCCTGAGCATCCTTGGCCCACCCTCAGAAGCCAGGTGTGTTGACTCAGCCTGACTCACCCCCGAAGGCCCAACCAGGTTGGGGCGTGCCTAGACTCTGGGAGAGGCACCTTCTGCCACCCCTCCAGCATCTCATGTCCCTTCCAAGACCCAAGAACCAGGGGTCACTATACACAGCCTTGAATGTGGGAGCCCAGATATCCCCCTAAATGGACCCCTCTTTAGCCTGATAAATGAATCACCATATAGCCTAATGTTTAAGGGATCCCCCACTTACAGCTCCTATGTCTTTGGGCAAGTCACCCACCCTCCCTCTTTCTTCACCTGtggaaatgggaataataacccTTACTTTGCAGAGTGGTTGGGAAGACCGGAACAGATTAATGGGTGTAAAGTGCTCAGGGGCCTGGCATAGAGGAGGTGGTTATTCTTCCAGAACCAAGGGTTCCCTTCCCCCATCGCCCCTGGCCAGGGTGCAGTCAAGGACCAATGGGGGAAGAAGTAGGTTGGGGATCTCCAAGCTTTCCCAAATACCTCCTCCTGCACAGCAGGCCTCTCCTTCAGCTCTGAGAAGCCTGAGCACCCGAGTTGTTCTCAAAGAACCCGCTGACAGGCTTAGGGAAGGGGAGCGGCTACAGGCTTGGAGCACCTCGGCCATGTTCTGTGGCTCCAGCCTAATCTCTAAGAGGCAACCCTGGCCGCCACTGGCAGCGGGACCCTGGGTTCTGATCAATTAGTGTAACAAATCTGTGAATACAAAATGACTCTGGTCTTTTATCCTGATAGTGACCCCCGACAAGGGCTACCTGTCTTTCCTGGAAGTCTTTCTTAATGGGTCTTCTCCCTGGGGTTCCAGGTTCAGCCCAGCCAAAGGAACTTCCTCTGCTCCCCTTTCAAAGAGGGTTCCCGCCCCTAGGCACAGCTCTGGCCTCCAGTCCCACTCCATCCAGGAAGCTATCCCCAGAACTACACTCCCGCTCTAGGGCTGCGCCGACCGCGACTACCCTGCTCGTTCTCCCAGACCCCTACAGCCCAATGTCTAGGAAGCCCCGGGACTACCAGGGAAAGGGATGACTGGGGGCGGGAACAATAAAGGACTGAACCTGCTCCAGGCCACGCCTCCTTCCTCTGGAGAAAGCAGCCCCACACTGCCCTCTGGTGGCACTGCCCACATGGTTATCCAGTTGAGGGGCAGGTACCTAGATTAGAACCTTGAACTGGTCTCCCAGCCCCAAGCACCAGCCTGAAGAAAGGCTCCTGTTCCCCTCATTTCCCTTTGCTGAGATATACATTCACTGGTGGCCGTCAGTGTCCTCCATGCACAGGTCCCCCAAGATCCCTGTACTCAGTCCTGTCCCCAGAGCTGAGGGCCACCAAGAAAGTGTTCTGAAAGTCAGCCTTCTGTCCAGGGCTAGAGCTGGCCTCCAACAAACTGCTCAGCCCCTAAGGGGTCCCCTGGGATAGTGACAGCCAGGAAAGCCTGCCTGGAAAAGGGCTAGGAGACATAAGCCCTTAAAAGTAGAGACCCTCTGATTTGGCTCTGCTTTCTGAGCCCCTATCAATATTTGCTGATTAAGAAGAAAATGGAGGCAGATgggtgagcttttttttttttgagacagagtcttgctctgttgcccaggctggagtgtggtggtgcaatctcggctcactgcaacctccacctcctggtttcaagcaattctcctgtctcagcctcccaagtagctgggattacaggcgcccgccaccacgcctggctaatttttgttatttttagtagagatggggtttcactatgttggccagcctggtcttgaactcctgacctcaagtgattggccctccttggcctcccaaagtgctgggcttacaggcatgagccactgcacctggcctgaataaAGCCAGATGGGTAAGCTTCTAGAGGGGCCCCTGGAGGGTCAGGCAGGTGTGGGAAGGTGCCTTTTGTTAGTTGGCTATGGGGTAATGGACATAGAACTAGGAGCTGGGGTTCAAGTCTGCATGTGTGTGccccggccaggaagcttgatGAGGAGCAGTGGGACATCTGGAAGTGGAGGGAGGGGGCAGAGCTGCCTGTGACAGCAGGACCAGTCTCCATTTACTACTccccacctcacacacacacactagccagTGTCATCTCTAATTCTCTactcacccaccccacccccaaatcaGGACAAGCTGATTACAAATAAATCCTGGAGAAAGTCAAAACTGTGATGGCACGGAGCACTTTACACCATTAGCTAAAAGCTTCTCTGGACCAAGTGCCCCCTCCCATGCAACCCAGAAAACAAACAGTCCTGGTTGCAGCCCAGCACCTGAGCTGAGCTCCTTCCAGGAAGTCCTGTCCTCTCTAAGCCTCTAGACCCCAAATGACCCAAGTGGTTTTGGAAGGTGTCCCTGTCTGGAAAGACCAGAGGATGGCACTGCCCCCTTCACTACTTCCCTGGGGTTCCCTAGCTTTGTCACAGGCTCTGAGACCCCCTCCTGAACCTCCCTTCCCCAGCTAAGAAAGCATTCAGGAAAGCCTGGCTGTTAGCTGAGAAACCAGCCAAAAAGTTTGGTATCCAGGGAGAAGGGCTGATGAGGGAGGAGCCGGAAAGGGCCCCAAGCCTCAGCCTGTCAGAGCAGTGCACCTGACCCTCCCAGATTCCTGTGGGAGGAAGGATCCTCCCCACTTCACCTCATTCCCAAGCCCTGACTCAAGGAGGGACTGAGgaaagaggcccagagagggggcAGAGTTGTTCTAAGTCACAGAGCAGACAGGATCCAGAGAACAACTCTCCCTAGCCCCTGTCCAGGGTACTGTGGGAGGTGCACACACAGGCCAGGGACCTTGGTTCTTCCCTCACTGGCATGTGACCTTGAGAAATCCCCTCTTCACTCTGCAAAAGTAGGACTTTAAATTAGTTCATGGCTCTATCAGCAAAAGCAGTGCCTGTTTCCAGCTGTgagttaaaataatacattatcggccaggtgcggtggctcacgcctgtaatcccaacactttgggaggacaaggcgggcagatcaccggaggtcaggagtttgagaccagcctgaccaacatggagaaacccggtctctactaaaaatacaaaatgagctgggcgtggtaatgcatgcctgtaatcccagctactcaggaggctgaggcaggagaatcgcttgaatccgggaggcggaggttacagtgagccaagatcgcaccattgcactccagcctgggcaacaagggtgaaactgtctcaaacaaacaaacaacaaaaaataaatgatcttTCCATGATTTAGGGGGGAAGAAGAAGGACCTCTGCCCTGTGTTGACATCACCATAGCCCCTCTGGGAAGGTGAAGAGATCCACTTCGCAGACTGACAAGTGAGAGTGAAATTAACTCAGCTGGTGAGCAGCAATACAGTAGCCAGGTCATTCACAGTGGGGACAGAGGAATGGGAGGCCGAAGGGCATTTGGACAGGAAGAGAAGCAGATCTCACCTCAGATCTGGCTCTTTAAGGCCCCCCCTTTCTGGAAGATGATGCCATACCTGCCCCCTTGGGGCCTGTTAAAGGGTATCACCTGGTTCCACCCGGGCCAAGTCATCTTAGTGACAGTTTGGGAGTTAAGCCTCTAGGTTCTGCTATGTAAGGGTCCCTGGGTGAGGAGGTGCTAGACATCCTGTCCTGGTTATCTGAGTCAGGCCGTAATTTTAGCGAACCTGCATGACGGCATAAGAAAAGCTGTCTCCTAGAAGAAGGGCCTAAGTATGAAGAGAACAAATCCTaaacctctctgggattccaactTCCCACAGGTGAAACAGGCCTAGAGGGGAATTCAGCGGTACAGCCCTGTGCCAGCCCCCATCCCATCCTGGGGCCTCATTATTCTGTCCTCCCGAAGGCATGGAGCTGGGCGACGCCAGTAAGCAGCATCCTCAAGGACAAGACTGCTCACAGCTCCGAGGGGCCCGGGAAAGGCCACGCAAGTGGGGGTGAGGATTGGGGGTGCTGCATCCGTGCCGCAGGTTCCAAATGGTAAAAGTTTGCCGCCAACCCGTTCGTGGGATCGAGCCCCGTCAAGAGTCCAACTCTTATAATGGAGACTTGGTGGTACCACCTCTCATTCCCCAGATGGTCAGGGAGAGGCGGGAACAGAACGTGGCAGCTTTACTAAGGACCCAGCAGACGCCAGAAGCTCCAGGGAAGGGAGTTCCGCGGCCCTGGATCAGCCCCCCACACGCCCTGACCCTCGAACGCACCAGCCGCTAAGACCGCACCTCACCCTCCTCTACTGGGCCCCTGGCCCCCCACTGTCTCTTCCTGCGGATCCGTAGTCCATGCAGCCGGCGTCCGCGATCAGTCGGTCGGTCGGCACCTCGGCGAAGCTTGTCGGGGCGGCCAGGGGTCCAGGCGTGGAGGTCAGCGCTGGGGGGAGGCGGGGCCGCGGGGCGGGCTGCGGCGGAAGGGCGAGTCGGGCTCGGGGCCGTGGCCGCGCCGCAGTCGCCCGGCGCCCCAGGGCACGCAGCCGCCCAGGCCCAGCGCGGAGGCCAGCAGCGCTGGGGGGCGGCCGCGACGGCCCCGGCGCGGGCCCTTCTTGAGGCGCGACCCGTGAGCCGCCAGGTAGAGCTCGGCCTGCGCCACACCGCCGCTCAGGCGGCTCAGGCTCTCCGCGCGGTGCGCCAGGCGCAGCTCAGCCGCCAAGAAAACGCGGTGCAGCTGCAGCACGCGGCTCTCCAGCTCCGACACCAGGCGCCGGCGGCCCTCCACCTCCAGCAGCCGCCGCCGTGCTTCGGCCAGCTCCAGCGCGCGGCCCCCTGTCCCCGCCGCCGCGCCAGAGCCCCCTCCGGGGCCGGCGAGCCCCGCGACCCCGCTAGCGCCCTGGCGCCAGCGCTGCAGCTCCTGGCCTTCGGCCGCGCCTGCCGAAGTCCCCGCTGCGTCCGGCAGCGGCGGGGACTGACCCGGGGTCGGGGTAGGGGTCAAGGTCGGAGTTGGGGGCGGGGGCTGAGAGAACGGCATGGGCTCccggggcggcggcggcgaccCCGGCTCTGCCGTCCCTTCCTGGGCCCCCGGGCCGCAGGCGCTGATGCGGCAGCCCGGCATCCCCCGCCCCCCGGCGGTCTGCGGCTGTAGGTGCGCAGGGAGGATGAGCACCGGGAACCTGAAGAGGAAGGCACTGCCACAGCCCTCACCCCAGCGCCGCGCCCTCCGCCTGCGCATCTTATAGACTATGAGGCGAAGCGACGGGCGGCACAGCCAATCAGAGACGGGCACGCCCTGAATCCGCCCCCACCGCTGCGCATTCAGGGCATTGCCGAAACCCTTCAGGTCCTGCCCTTCGTCGGATTCTGCCTGCTAGGGCTTCCAGTCCTCTTTCGCCTCTCCCCAAATTTTGGGTGCAAAGGGAGCCTCATTTTCCCTGGTTTGGCCCCTCAGAGTCATAAGCTCTGGTAGCTGGTGTTTAGAAAATCATGGAATCCGGTCTCCATCCGGGGGAGGGTCTTACCTAAGGCCTCTGTGCTAAGAGAGCCTGGGCTAGAACGCAGGAGGCTTGACTCCTTGGGCAGTGCTCCTCCCACACCTCATGCTGCCCTTGGCCGAATCAGTTCTGCCCGGTCTCTCTTGGGCCACAGGGCTCTCCAGGACCCCCTTCTCCCACCTCACTGGGGCAGCGGAAGGGTTAACGCTGAGGGGCGACTGCCGTCCGGGTGGGACGGGGATCTGGCTGGGCTGATTCCACGATAGGTAGGGCCCTTTATTCGCAGAACAAATACCTCAGCGCTGCCGCTGAGCCTGCAAACCTTGGTGGCATCACAGAGGAGTCCCAGACCCCACGGTGTGCAGAGTTCCTTCCCTGCCCTGGCTCGTGTTTACACCTCCCAGCGGGTGTTCCTACACCTTTTAAAGAGGGGGGAACTgcccgagcgcggtggctcacgcctgtaatcccagcactttgggaggtcgaggcgggcggatcacctgaggtcaggagttcaagaccagcctgaccaacatggcgaaaccccatctctactaaaaatacaaaaaaattagccggtcgtggtggtgggcgcctgtaatcctaactactcggtaggctgaggcaggagaatcgcttgaacccgggaggcggaggttgcagtgagccaagatcgtgccattgctctccagcctgggcgacagagcaagactccgtctcaaaaaaaaaaaaaaaaaaaaaaaaaaaaaagccgggggCGGGGAACtgactggccaggtgcggtggctcacgcctgtaatcccagcactttgggaggccgaggtgggtggatcacctatggtcaggagttctagatcagcctggccaacacggtgaaacccctgtctctactgaaaatacaaaaaaattagctaggtgtggtggcgtacccctgtagttccagctactcagcaggctgagggaggagaatcgcttgaattcgggaggcagaggttgcagtgagcagagattgtgccactgcactccagcatgagcaacagagtaagactcaatctcaaaaaataaata encodes the following:
- the TRNP1 gene encoding TMF-regulated nuclear protein 1, whose translation is MRRRRARRWGEGCGSAFLFRFPVLILPAHLQPQTAGGRGMPGCRISACGPGAQEGTAEPGSPPPPREPMPFSQPPPPTPTLTPTPTPGQSPPLPDAAGTSAGAAEGQELQRWRQGASGVAGLAGPGGGSGAAAGTGGRALELAEARRRLLEVEGRRRLVSELESRVLQLHRVFLAAELRLAHRAESLSRLSGGVAQAELYLAAHGSRLKKGPRRGRRGRPPALLASALGLGGCVPWGAGRLRRGHGPEPDSPFRRSPPRGPASPQR